The Agromyces hippuratus genome has a window encoding:
- a CDS encoding metal-dependent transcriptional regulator: protein MPSSKNPAIEDYLKTVYSHTEWQPDPITPSVLAGKLGVAPSSVTEMVKKMAAQGLVSHVPYGAVRLTEAGAVQALAVVRRHRLIETWLVQEMGYGWDEVHDEAEILEHAISDRLLEAIDARLGRPLRDPHGDPIPTADGSIAAEPFVRADEAAAGHRGRVIRISDRDPGLLRGLEVAGVHPGVELEIEALDGDANARVRISGESHELPNGAASAIWLTA from the coding sequence ATGCCCAGCAGCAAGAACCCCGCGATCGAGGACTACCTGAAGACGGTGTACTCGCACACCGAGTGGCAGCCCGACCCCATCACGCCCTCGGTGCTCGCCGGCAAGCTCGGGGTCGCCCCGTCATCGGTCACCGAGATGGTGAAGAAGATGGCGGCGCAGGGCCTCGTCTCGCACGTGCCCTACGGCGCGGTGCGACTCACCGAGGCGGGCGCCGTGCAGGCACTCGCCGTCGTGCGCCGCCACCGGCTCATCGAGACGTGGCTCGTGCAGGAGATGGGCTACGGCTGGGACGAGGTGCACGACGAGGCCGAGATCCTCGAGCACGCCATCTCCGACCGCCTGCTCGAGGCGATCGACGCACGACTCGGCAGGCCCCTGCGCGACCCGCACGGAGACCCGATCCCCACCGCCGACGGCTCGATCGCCGCCGAACCGTTCGTGCGCGCCGACGAGGCCGCGGCCGGGCATCGCGGACGCGTGATCCGCATCAGCGATCGCGATCCGGGCCTGCTGCGCGGCCTCGAGGTCGCCGGCGTGCACCCCGGGGTCGAGCTCGAGATCGAAGCCCTCGACGGCGACGCGAACGCACGCGTGCGCATCTCCGGCGAGAGCCACGAGCTGCCGAACGGCGCGGCCAGCGCGATCTGGCTGACCGCGTGA
- a CDS encoding HSP90 family protein encodes MTGEQTPATRPFLVDLRGVVDLLSRHIYSGPHVFLRELIQNGRDAITARAEHEGRRDAAWGVRIHPPTADEPALRFEDDGVGLTADEVGELLATVGRSSKRDLFDLPRAGFLGQFGIGLLSCFMIADRIVVRSRSARGGDPVEWVGSTDGTFTVRVLEGAEASGIAVGTTVSLVPRADEAELCSPTSLCELARRYAEYLPIPILVGTGDGSFDGIGRPAVFALTGEARAEARDRIAELGRDVVGGAPFEVIEVHSTATDTHGTAYVLPFPPTPGARQANRVYLGGMLVDPRADELLPDWAFFARAVVDSNGLRPTASREHLIEDESLEATRAELGAAIRAWVMRLAVERPARLAEFVGIHHLGLKSLLLHDDELAGFITRWLTVETSIGVMTIDELVRSHPHVRFTETVDEFRQIAGIVPASRAVVNGGYVHEADILRRLPLLFDGVTLERVTVSGELDSLDPPPLADRAAALALETRAGAVLAEVGCEPSVRRFSPGDLASLYLADAEVLRSITRGAARDLTGPLWSGVLGRIDGNRSSLTSGGAEAARAKLCLNWDNTLVRTLAGEVDDAVFDRTIRLLYVQALLAGHRPLRASERAMLTGALTDLVALSLAR; translated from the coding sequence GTGACCGGCGAGCAGACGCCCGCAACGCGTCCGTTCCTGGTCGACCTGCGCGGCGTGGTCGACCTCCTGAGCCGGCACATCTACTCGGGCCCGCACGTCTTCCTCCGCGAGCTGATCCAGAACGGGCGCGACGCCATCACGGCTCGCGCAGAGCACGAGGGCCGCCGGGATGCCGCGTGGGGCGTGCGCATCCACCCGCCGACGGCCGACGAGCCGGCACTCCGCTTCGAGGACGACGGCGTCGGCCTCACCGCCGACGAGGTCGGCGAACTGCTCGCCACGGTCGGCCGCAGCTCGAAGCGCGACCTGTTCGACCTGCCTCGCGCCGGATTCCTCGGACAGTTCGGCATCGGCCTGCTCAGCTGCTTCATGATCGCCGACCGCATCGTCGTGCGCTCCCGCTCGGCACGCGGCGGCGACCCCGTCGAGTGGGTCGGCAGCACCGACGGCACCTTCACGGTGCGGGTGCTCGAGGGCGCCGAGGCATCCGGTATCGCCGTCGGCACCACCGTCTCGCTCGTGCCGCGCGCCGACGAGGCGGAGCTCTGCTCGCCGACGAGCCTGTGCGAGCTCGCACGCCGGTATGCCGAGTACCTGCCGATCCCGATCCTCGTCGGCACAGGCGACGGGAGCTTCGACGGCATCGGCCGGCCGGCCGTGTTCGCCCTCACGGGCGAGGCGCGCGCCGAGGCTCGCGATCGCATCGCCGAGCTCGGGCGCGACGTCGTGGGCGGCGCGCCGTTCGAGGTCATCGAGGTGCACTCCACCGCAACCGACACGCACGGCACGGCCTACGTGCTGCCGTTTCCGCCGACGCCCGGTGCCCGGCAGGCGAACCGCGTCTACCTCGGCGGCATGCTCGTCGACCCGCGGGCCGACGAGCTGCTGCCCGACTGGGCCTTCTTCGCGCGAGCGGTCGTGGACTCGAACGGGCTGCGGCCGACTGCATCACGCGAGCATCTCATCGAGGACGAATCGCTCGAGGCGACCCGGGCCGAGCTCGGTGCCGCGATCCGCGCCTGGGTGATGCGGCTCGCCGTCGAGCGCCCCGCGCGCCTCGCCGAGTTCGTCGGCATCCACCATCTGGGACTGAAGTCCCTCCTGCTTCACGACGACGAGCTCGCGGGCTTCATCACGCGCTGGCTGACGGTGGAGACCTCGATCGGGGTGATGACCATCGACGAGCTCGTGCGGAGCCATCCGCATGTGCGGTTCACCGAGACCGTCGACGAGTTCCGCCAGATCGCGGGCATCGTGCCGGCGTCGCGCGCCGTGGTCAACGGCGGATACGTGCACGAGGCCGACATCCTGCGCCGCCTGCCGCTGCTCTTCGACGGCGTCACGCTCGAACGGGTGACGGTCTCGGGCGAGCTCGACTCGCTCGACCCGCCGCCGCTGGCCGATCGTGCGGCGGCACTCGCGCTCGAGACCCGTGCCGGCGCGGTGCTCGCCGAGGTCGGCTGCGAGCCGAGCGTGCGCCGCTTCTCGCCCGGCGACCTCGCGAGCCTCTACCTCGCCGACGCCGAGGTGCTGCGGTCGATCACCCGAGGCGCCGCACGCGACCTCACGGGCCCGCTCTGGAGCGGGGTGCTCGGCAGGATCGACGGCAACCGGTCGAGCCTCACGAGCGGCGGCGCTGAAGCCGCCCGCGCGAAGCTCTGCCTCAACTGGGACAACACCCTCGTGCGCACACTCGCCGGCGAGGTCGACGACGCCGTGTTCGACCGCACCATCCGGCTGCTGTACGTGCAGGCGCTGCTCGCCGGCCACCGACCACTCCGTGCGAGCGAACGGGCCATGCTGACCGGTGCACTCACCGACCTCGTCGCGCTGAGCCTCGCCCGCTGA